GTGGAACCAGGGGATGAAGTGCTGGTCCCTGACCCCGGCTTTGTGTCCTATCGGGCACTGAGCGGATTTGCAGGAGGTAATGTGGTAGGTGTGCCACTGAGCGAGAACTTCACCCTTACTGCCGATACTGTGGCAGAACACATCACTGGCAGGACCAGGGTGCTTATTATCAATTCCCCGTCCAATCCCACGGGAAGTGTGCAGACACGGGACGAGATCAGGGACCTGTGCCGGCTGGCAGAGGACCATAATATCACCATACTATCGGATGAGGTTTATGAACATTTCATATATTCGGGCGAACATGTCAGTCCTGCCAGTTTATATGAAAATACGGTAACCATCAATGCCACTTCCAAGACATATGCAATGACCGGGTGGAGACTGGGTTACGTGGCCGCACCCCATGACATCACCGAGCAGATGGTCAAGGCTCACCAGTATGTGCAGGCTTGTGCAAACAGTATCGCCCAGAAAGCTGCACTGGCAGCAATAACCGGACCCCAGGACTGTGTGACAGATATGTACAGGAGCTTTTTACGCCGCCGTGACCTGTTAATGAAGGGGTTGAAAGATATTGGTATTCCATGTGTGGAGCCCCAGGGCGCCTTCTACGCATTCCCTGAAGTTGAAAATTCCATGGAAGCTGTCCAGAAACTGCTGGAAGCAGGAGTTATTACCGCACCTGGCGAGGCGTTTGGACCCCGGGGAGCAGGGCATATCAGGCTTTCCTATGCCACCGGTGATGAGGATATCCTGCGGGCACTGGACATAATGGGGCAGGTGCTGTAAGTAGAATGATTATCGGAGCATCATCCTTTGCGTCCACGCTCGAGGAATTGATAGCTGAAGTTGACTCTGTGGAACTATACGTTCCCAAAATGGGATTATATGAGGGGCGTGAACTTCAGCATGACCGTGTAGAGGATGTTAGGGATATATTGTCCACGTCCGGAGGAATTACATCGGTCCATGCCCCATATTATGCTGATGCACAGACATATCCAAAATCCCTGCGTGTGGATATGGCACACATGAATGGTTCTGATTTCAGGCTCATTGAAGAGTCCATTGAAAT
The window above is part of the ANME-2 cluster archaeon genome. Proteins encoded here:
- a CDS encoding pyridoxal phosphate-dependent aminotransferase, with product MNRKFAKRVESIDISGIRKIFESAGPNAVNMGLGQPDFDTPYHIKQAAIDAIIDGFTGYTANLGILELRQALRDKFMQENHFDVAPDDIIITSGASEALHIALLALVEPGDEVLVPDPGFVSYRALSGFAGGNVVGVPLSENFTLTADTVAEHITGRTRVLIINSPSNPTGSVQTRDEIRDLCRLAEDHNITILSDEVYEHFIYSGEHVSPASLYENTVTINATSKTYAMTGWRLGYVAAPHDITEQMVKAHQYVQACANSIAQKAALAAITGPQDCVTDMYRSFLRRRDLLMKGLKDIGIPCVEPQGAFYAFPEVENSMEAVQKLLEAGVITAPGEAFGPRGAGHIRLSYATGDEDILRALDIMGQVL